A single window of Pseudomonas benzenivorans DNA harbors:
- a CDS encoding aspartate aminotransferase family protein, whose amino-acid sequence MSNPVNNPKTREWQAMSRDHHLAPFSDFKQLAEVGPRIITRAAGVYLWDSEGNKILDGMAGLWCVAVGYGREELVQAAAAQMRELPFYNTFFMTAHPPVLELAKAIAEIAPAGMNHVFFTGSGSEGNDTMLRMVRHYWAVKGKPSKKVIIGRINGYHGSTVAGASLGGMKFMHEQGDLPIPGIEHIPQPYWFGEGGDMSPDEFGIWAAEQLEQKILEVGEDNVGAFIAEPIQGAGGVIVPPDSYWPKIREILAKYDILFVADEVICGFGRTGEWFGSDYYGNAPDMMTIAKGLTSGYVPMGGLIVRDEIVEVLNQGGDFNHGFTYSGHPVGAAVALENIRILREEKIVERVKEETAPYLQKRLRELADHPLVGEVRGVGLLGAIELVQDKATRARFPGEVGVGMICRGHCFNNGLIMRAVGDTMIISPPLVISKAEIDELVEKARLCLDLTAKAVLN is encoded by the coding sequence ATGAGCAATCCCGTCAACAACCCGAAAACCCGTGAATGGCAGGCCATGAGCCGCGATCATCACCTGGCCCCCTTCAGCGACTTCAAGCAGCTGGCGGAGGTCGGCCCGCGCATCATCACCAGGGCCGCGGGCGTGTACCTGTGGGACAGCGAGGGCAACAAGATCCTCGACGGCATGGCCGGCCTGTGGTGCGTGGCGGTTGGATACGGGCGCGAGGAGCTGGTCCAGGCGGCGGCTGCGCAAATGCGCGAGCTGCCGTTCTACAACACCTTCTTCATGACGGCCCACCCGCCGGTGCTGGAGCTGGCCAAGGCCATCGCCGAGATCGCCCCCGCAGGCATGAACCATGTGTTCTTCACCGGTTCCGGCTCCGAGGGCAACGACACCATGCTGCGCATGGTCCGCCATTACTGGGCGGTCAAGGGCAAGCCGAGCAAGAAGGTCATCATCGGCCGCATCAACGGCTACCACGGTTCCACCGTCGCCGGCGCCAGCCTGGGCGGCATGAAGTTCATGCACGAGCAGGGCGACCTGCCGATCCCGGGCATCGAGCACATCCCCCAGCCATACTGGTTCGGCGAGGGCGGCGACATGAGCCCTGACGAATTCGGTATCTGGGCCGCCGAGCAGCTGGAGCAGAAAATCCTGGAGGTCGGCGAGGACAACGTCGGCGCCTTCATTGCCGAGCCGATCCAGGGCGCCGGTGGGGTGATCGTGCCGCCGGACAGCTACTGGCCGAAGATTCGCGAGATCCTCGCCAAGTACGACATTCTGTTCGTCGCCGACGAGGTCATCTGCGGTTTCGGTCGCACCGGCGAATGGTTCGGCAGCGACTACTACGGCAACGCCCCGGACATGATGACCATCGCCAAGGGCCTGACCTCCGGCTATGTGCCCATGGGCGGGCTGATCGTGCGCGACGAGATCGTCGAGGTGCTCAACCAGGGCGGCGACTTCAACCACGGCTTCACCTACTCCGGGCATCCGGTGGGCGCCGCGGTGGCCCTGGAGAATATCCGCATCCTGCGCGAGGAGAAGATCGTCGAGCGGGTCAAGGAGGAGACGGCACCCTATTTGCAGAAACGCCTGCGTGAGCTGGCCGACCACCCGCTGGTGGGCGAAGTACGCGGCGTCGGCCTGCTGGGGGCCATCGAACTGGTGCAGGACAAGGCGACCCGCGCGCGCTTCCCGGGCGAGGTGGGCGTGGGCATGATCTGCCGCGGCCATTGCTTCAACAACGGGCTGATCATGCGCGCCGTCGGCGACACCATGATCATTTCGCCGCCCCTGGTGATCAGCAAGGCGGAGATCGACGAGTTGGTGGAGAAGGCCCGTCTGTGCCTCGATTTGACGGCCAAGGCGGTACTGAACTGA
- a CDS encoding polyamine ABC transporter substrate-binding protein: MKRFGKTLLALSLAGAVAGAAQAEDKVLHVYNWSDYIAEDTLANFEKETGIKVVYDVFDSNETLEAKLLSGGSGYDVVVPSNQFLAKQIKAGVFQPLDRSKLPNWKNLNGDLMKALEAADPGNQYAFPYLWGTTGIGYNPAKVKAALGVDKLDSWGTVFNPENMEKLQSCGVAMLDAPEEIYAAALHYLGKDPIAKSPADVKAAEELLLKVRPYITYFHSSKYISDLANGNICVAVGWSGDVFQAQARAEEAKNDVPVAYAIPKEGAATFFDMMAIPADAKNTEQAYTFLNYILTPEVIAPISDYVAYPNGNAAATALVSEEIRNNPGIYPTEEASKKLYTFTELSPKVQRAMTRSWTKVKSGR; encoded by the coding sequence ATGAAAAGATTCGGCAAAACCCTTCTCGCCCTGTCCCTGGCGGGCGCCGTAGCCGGTGCCGCCCAGGCCGAGGACAAAGTGCTGCACGTCTACAACTGGTCGGACTACATCGCCGAAGACACGCTGGCCAACTTCGAGAAGGAAACCGGCATCAAGGTGGTCTACGACGTTTTCGACAGCAACGAGACCCTGGAAGCCAAGCTGCTTTCCGGCGGTTCGGGCTACGACGTGGTGGTGCCGTCCAACCAGTTCCTCGCCAAGCAGATCAAGGCCGGCGTGTTCCAGCCGCTGGACAGGTCCAAGCTGCCGAACTGGAAGAACCTCAATGGCGACCTGATGAAAGCCCTGGAAGCCGCCGACCCGGGCAACCAGTACGCCTTCCCCTACCTGTGGGGCACTACCGGCATCGGCTACAACCCGGCCAAGGTCAAGGCTGCGCTGGGCGTGGACAAGCTCGATTCCTGGGGCACGGTGTTCAACCCGGAGAACATGGAGAAGCTGCAGTCCTGCGGCGTCGCCATGCTCGATGCGCCGGAAGAGATCTACGCCGCGGCGCTGCACTACCTGGGCAAGGACCCGATCGCCAAGAGCCCGGCCGACGTCAAGGCCGCTGAAGAGTTGCTGCTGAAGGTGCGTCCTTACATCACCTACTTCCACTCCTCCAAGTACATCTCCGACCTGGCCAACGGCAACATCTGCGTGGCCGTCGGCTGGTCCGGCGACGTGTTCCAGGCCCAGGCCCGCGCCGAGGAGGCGAAGAACGACGTGCCGGTCGCCTACGCCATCCCCAAGGAAGGCGCCGCCACCTTCTTCGACATGATGGCCATCCCGGCCGACGCCAAGAACACCGAGCAGGCCTATACCTTCCTCAACTACATCCTCACCCCGGAAGTGATCGCGCCGATCTCCGACTACGTGGCCTACCCGAACGGCAACGCCGCCGCCACGGCGCTGGTCTCCGAGGAGATCCGCAACAACCCGGGCATCTACCCGACCGAGGAAGCCTCGAAGAAGCTCTACACCTTCACCGAACTGAGCCCGAAGGTGCAGCGCGCCATGACCCGCAGCTGGACCAAGGTCAAGTCGGGCCGTTAA
- a CDS encoding polyamine ABC transporter substrate-binding protein: MRISFGKTLAAGALILGLTPLAQAAGTVHIYNWSDYIGETTLADFEKASGIKPVYDVFDSNETLEGKLLAGRSGYDLVVPSNHFLGKQIKAGAFQKLDRSQLPNWDNLDPALLKQLQHNDPGNQYSVPYLWGTNGIGYNVEKVKAALGVERIDSWAVLFEPQNMQKLAKCGVSFLDSADEMIPAVLNYLGLDPNSTNRDDYAKAEAKLLEVRPYITYFHSSKYIGDLANGNICVAAGFSGDMLQAAARAEEAGKGVQIRYAIPKEGANLWFDMLAIPADASNVREAHAFINFLLEPAVIAGVSDYVGYANPNPKAAELMDPAVRDDERVYPPQAVLDRLFISAELPTKVQRLMTRSWTKVKSGQ, from the coding sequence ATGCGAATTTCCTTCGGCAAGACCCTCGCCGCCGGCGCCCTGATCCTCGGGCTGACGCCCCTGGCCCAGGCCGCCGGAACGGTGCATATCTACAACTGGAGCGACTACATCGGCGAAACCACCCTCGCCGACTTCGAGAAGGCCAGCGGGATCAAACCGGTCTACGACGTCTTCGACTCCAACGAAACCCTCGAAGGCAAGCTGCTGGCCGGTCGCTCCGGTTACGACCTGGTGGTACCGTCCAACCACTTTCTCGGCAAGCAGATCAAGGCCGGCGCCTTCCAGAAGCTCGACCGCAGTCAGCTGCCCAACTGGGACAACCTCGATCCAGCGCTGCTCAAGCAGCTGCAGCACAACGATCCGGGCAACCAGTACTCTGTGCCTTATCTCTGGGGCACCAACGGCATCGGCTACAACGTCGAGAAGGTCAAGGCGGCGCTCGGCGTCGAGCGCATCGACTCCTGGGCGGTGCTGTTCGAGCCGCAGAACATGCAGAAGCTCGCCAAGTGCGGGGTGAGCTTTCTCGACTCGGCCGACGAGATGATTCCGGCGGTGCTCAACTACCTGGGCCTCGACCCCAACAGCACCAACCGCGACGACTATGCCAAGGCCGAGGCCAAGCTGCTGGAAGTGCGCCCCTACATCACCTATTTCCACTCCTCCAAGTACATCGGCGACCTGGCCAACGGCAACATCTGCGTGGCCGCCGGTTTCTCCGGCGACATGCTGCAGGCCGCCGCGCGCGCCGAAGAGGCGGGCAAGGGCGTGCAGATCCGCTACGCGATCCCCAAGGAGGGAGCCAACCTGTGGTTCGACATGCTGGCCATCCCTGCCGATGCGAGCAATGTGCGGGAGGCCCATGCCTTCATCAATTTCCTGCTGGAGCCGGCGGTGATCGCCGGGGTCAGCGACTACGTCGGCTACGCCAACCCCAATCCCAAGGCCGCTGAGCTGATGGATCCGGCGGTGCGCGACGACGAGCGGGTGTACCCGCCGCAAGCGGTTTTGGACAGGTTGTTTATCTCGGCGGAGTTGCCGACCAAGGTGCAAAGGCTGATGACCCGTAGCTGGACCAAGGTCAAATCGGGCCAATAA
- a CDS encoding ABC transporter ATP-binding protein: MAVASSAYKKILEGDQQPKEVLVKIDRVTKKFDETVAVDDVSLTINKGEIFALLGGSGSGKSTLLRMLAGFERPSDGRIFLDGQDITDMPPYERPINMMFQSYALFPHMSVADNIAFGLKQDRMGRAEIEARVDEMLKLVQMTQYARRKPHQLSGGQRQRVALARSLAKSPKVLLLDEPMGALDKKLRSQMQLELVEIIERVGVTCVMVTHDQEEAMTMAQRIAIMHLGCIEQVGSPVDVYETPISRQVCEFIGNVNLFDGQVVEDMEGHALIDSPDLDRNIFVGHGVSTSVQDKSITYAIRPEKLLVTTERPEGEYNWSHGSVHDIAYLGGHSVFHVKLPSGKIVQSFVANAERRNARPTWDDEVFVWWEDDSGVVLRS; encoded by the coding sequence ATGGCAGTCGCTTCTAGTGCCTACAAGAAGATCCTCGAGGGCGATCAGCAGCCCAAAGAGGTGCTGGTCAAGATCGATCGGGTGACCAAGAAGTTCGACGAGACGGTCGCCGTCGACGACGTCTCGCTGACCATCAACAAGGGCGAGATCTTCGCCCTGCTCGGCGGCTCCGGCTCGGGCAAGTCCACCCTGCTGCGCATGCTCGCCGGCTTCGAGCGGCCCAGCGACGGGCGCATCTTCCTCGACGGCCAGGACATCACCGACATGCCGCCCTACGAGCGGCCGATCAACATGATGTTCCAGTCCTACGCCCTGTTTCCGCACATGAGCGTGGCCGACAACATCGCCTTCGGTCTCAAGCAGGACCGCATGGGCAGGGCCGAGATCGAGGCCCGCGTCGACGAGATGCTCAAGCTGGTGCAGATGACCCAGTACGCCAGGCGCAAGCCGCACCAGCTGTCCGGTGGCCAGCGCCAGCGCGTGGCCCTGGCCCGTTCCCTGGCCAAGAGCCCCAAGGTGCTGTTGCTCGACGAGCCGATGGGCGCCCTCGACAAGAAGCTGCGTTCGCAGATGCAGCTGGAGCTGGTGGAGATCATCGAGCGGGTCGGCGTGACCTGCGTGATGGTCACCCATGACCAGGAAGAAGCCATGACCATGGCCCAGCGCATCGCCATCATGCACCTGGGCTGCATCGAGCAGGTCGGCAGCCCGGTGGATGTCTACGAGACGCCGATCAGCCGCCAGGTCTGCGAGTTCATCGGCAACGTCAACCTGTTCGACGGCCAGGTGGTCGAGGACATGGAGGGGCACGCGCTGATCGACAGCCCGGACCTGGATCGCAACATCTTCGTCGGCCACGGGGTCAGCACCTCGGTGCAGGACAAGAGCATCACCTACGCCATTCGTCCGGAGAAGCTGCTGGTCACCACCGAGCGACCCGAGGGCGAGTACAACTGGTCCCACGGCAGCGTGCACGACATCGCCTACCTGGGCGGTCACTCGGTGTTCCACGTCAAGCTGCCCAGCGGCAAGATCGTCCAGTCCTTCGTCGCCAACGCCGAGCGCCGTAACGCGCGGCCGACCTGGGACGACGAGGTCTTCGTCTGGTGGGAGGACGACAGCGGGGTGGTGTTGCGCTCATGA
- a CDS encoding ABC transporter permease subunit — protein MPKGRHFVIGVPFVWLFLFFLLPFIIVLKISFAEADLAIPPYTEIYTWADGQLSLVLNLGNYIFLSEDDLYLSAYLGSLQIAFFSTLLCLLIGYPMAYAIARAPKEMQTVFLLLIMMPTWTAILIRVYAWMGILSSNGLLNSFLLTLGVIDSPVRILNTNVAVYIGIVYSYLPFMILPLYANLVKHDQSLLEAAADLGSSNFNSFWKITVPLSKNGIIAGCMLVFIPSVGEFVIPELLGGPETLMIGKVLWQEFFNNRDWPVAASLAVVMLAVLIIPIILFNRNQAKEMEGRA, from the coding sequence CTGCCCAAGGGCCGGCACTTCGTCATCGGCGTGCCCTTCGTCTGGCTGTTCCTGTTCTTCCTGCTGCCCTTCATCATCGTGCTGAAGATCAGCTTTGCCGAAGCCGACCTGGCCATCCCGCCGTACACGGAGATCTACACCTGGGCCGACGGCCAGCTGTCGCTGGTGCTCAACCTGGGCAACTACATCTTCCTCAGCGAGGACGACCTGTACCTGTCGGCCTACCTCGGTTCGCTGCAGATCGCCTTCTTCAGCACCCTGCTGTGCCTGCTGATCGGCTATCCGATGGCCTACGCCATTGCCCGGGCGCCCAAGGAGATGCAGACGGTTTTCCTGCTGCTGATCATGATGCCGACCTGGACGGCGATCCTGATCCGCGTCTATGCCTGGATGGGCATCCTCAGCAGCAACGGTCTGCTCAACAGCTTCCTGCTGACCCTGGGGGTGATCGACTCGCCGGTGCGCATCCTCAACACCAACGTCGCGGTGTACATCGGTATCGTCTACTCCTACCTGCCGTTCATGATCCTGCCGCTCTACGCCAACCTGGTGAAGCACGACCAGAGCCTGCTGGAGGCGGCGGCCGACCTCGGTTCGAGCAACTTCAACAGCTTCTGGAAGATCACCGTGCCGCTGTCGAAGAACGGCATCATCGCCGGCTGCATGCTGGTGTTCATCCCCTCGGTCGGTGAGTTCGTCATCCCCGAGCTGCTCGGCGGACCGGAGACCCTGATGATCGGCAAGGTGCTGTGGCAGGAGTTCTTCAACAACCGCGACTGGCCGGTGGCAGCCTCCCTGGCGGTGGTGATGCTGGCGGTGCTGATCATTCCGATCATCCTGTTCAACCGTAACCAAGCCAAGGAAATGGAGGGCAGAGCATGA
- a CDS encoding ABC transporter permease subunit codes for MKRLSFSTLMLWGGLLFIYLPMLILVIYSFNASRLVTVWGGWSVKWYVGLLDNTQLMNAVGRSLEIACYTAIAAVALGTLAAFVLTRVTRFKGRTMFGGLVTAPLVMPEVITGLSLLLLFVAMAQLIGWPAERGLLTIWIAHTTFCTAYVSVVVSSRLRELDLSIEEAAMDLGARPWKVFFLITIPMIAPSLAAGGMMSFALSLDDLVLASFVSGPGSTTLPMEIFSAVRLGVKPEINAIASLILLAVSLVTFLVWYFARRAEERRKKAIQQAMDETTGASQRPGSRRDSSQQAAVA; via the coding sequence ATGAAGCGCCTGAGTTTCTCCACCCTCATGCTGTGGGGCGGGCTGCTGTTCATCTACCTGCCGATGCTGATCCTGGTGATCTACTCGTTCAACGCCTCGCGCCTGGTCACGGTGTGGGGCGGCTGGTCGGTGAAGTGGTATGTCGGCCTGCTCGACAACACCCAGCTGATGAACGCCGTGGGGCGTTCCCTGGAGATCGCCTGCTACACGGCGATCGCCGCGGTGGCGCTGGGCACCCTGGCGGCCTTCGTGCTGACCCGGGTGACCCGCTTCAAGGGGCGCACCATGTTCGGTGGCCTGGTCACCGCGCCGCTGGTGATGCCCGAGGTGATCACCGGTCTGTCGCTGCTGCTGCTGTTCGTGGCCATGGCCCAGCTGATCGGCTGGCCGGCCGAGCGCGGCCTGCTGACCATCTGGATCGCCCACACCACCTTCTGCACCGCCTATGTGTCGGTGGTGGTGTCCTCGCGCCTGCGCGAGCTGGACCTGTCCATCGAGGAAGCAGCGATGGACCTGGGCGCGCGGCCGTGGAAGGTGTTCTTCCTGATCACCATCCCGATGATCGCGCCGTCCCTGGCGGCCGGCGGCATGATGTCCTTCGCCCTGTCGCTGGACGACCTGGTGCTGGCCAGCTTCGTCTCCGGCCCCGGTTCCACCACCCTGCCGATGGAGATCTTCTCCGCCGTGCGCCTGGGTGTGAAGCCGGAGATCAACGCCATCGCCAGCCTGATCCTGCTGGCCGTGTCGCTGGTGACCTTCCTGGTCTGGTACTTCGCCCGGCGTGCCGAGGAGCGGCGCAAGAAGGCCATCCAGCAGGCCATGGACGAAACCACCGGCGCCAGCCAGAGGCCCGGCAGCCGCCGCGATTCGTCGCAGCAGGCGGCGGTGGCCTGA
- a CDS encoding DUF6436 domain-containing protein, giving the protein MPRRKTLLAALLTLLLIAALVLAVRWFEGRYLRPFDERAALFSGAELRLPEDLAGPGPIRLVHFWDPACPCNVGNQQHLSELMEAFGPRGVAFYAVQKPGSQGRLPANLGDLQALPTLPGAERIPASPAVAIWDKNGRLAYFGPYSEGLTCNASNSFIEPILEALAAGRAVDASNTLAVGCFCEWSETAAP; this is encoded by the coding sequence ATGCCCCGCCGCAAGACCCTGCTCGCCGCCCTGTTGACGCTGCTGCTGATCGCCGCCCTTGTCCTCGCCGTCCGCTGGTTCGAGGGCCGCTACCTGCGCCCCTTCGACGAGCGCGCCGCGCTGTTCTCCGGCGCCGAGCTGCGCCTGCCCGAGGACCTGGCCGGCCCGGGGCCCATTCGCCTGGTGCACTTCTGGGACCCCGCCTGCCCCTGCAACGTCGGCAACCAGCAACACCTGAGCGAGCTGATGGAGGCGTTCGGGCCTCGCGGCGTGGCCTTCTACGCCGTGCAGAAGCCCGGCAGCCAGGGCCGCCTGCCAGCCAACCTGGGCGACCTGCAGGCGCTGCCGACCCTGCCCGGCGCCGAGCGGATACCGGCGAGCCCGGCGGTGGCCATCTGGGACAAGAACGGCCGACTGGCCTACTTCGGCCCCTACAGCGAAGGCCTGACCTGCAATGCCAGCAACAGCTTCATCGAGCCGATCCTCGAGGCCCTGGCGGCCGGGCGGGCGGTCGATGCCAGCAACACCCTGGCGGTGGGCTGCTTCTGCGAGTGGTCCGAAACCGCGGCGCCCTGA
- a CDS encoding alpha/beta hydrolase codes for MPERFNPEHLRPLLRPLAAATLELPAVQAYRAFYGLDLAQQHARLDCRLGGFQVAGYQIAAHLWAPPEPRATLLLVHGYYDHMGLYRHVIDWALRMNFAVLACDLPGHGLSSGARASIDDFAEYQQVLTALLDEAALLALPQPWHLFGQSTGGAILLDYLLNGAPRPEVGQSILLAPLVRPRAWAWSQLSYRLLSPFVKAIPRRFSENSHDPEFIDFVQNRDPLQPRNLPTAWFAALRDWVPRIEAAPRSAASPLVVQGEADLTVDWPHNLEVLQDKFAAPQILRLAEARHHLANEVPALRQRYFDFLSERLA; via the coding sequence ATGCCAGAGCGTTTCAATCCCGAGCACCTGCGTCCTCTGCTGCGACCCTTGGCCGCGGCGACGCTGGAGCTGCCGGCGGTGCAGGCATACCGGGCCTTCTATGGTCTCGACCTGGCGCAGCAGCACGCCCGCCTGGATTGCCGCCTGGGCGGCTTTCAGGTGGCCGGCTACCAGATCGCCGCGCACCTCTGGGCACCCCCCGAGCCGCGGGCGACCCTGCTGCTGGTGCATGGTTACTACGACCATATGGGGCTGTACCGCCATGTGATCGACTGGGCGCTGCGCATGAACTTCGCGGTGCTGGCCTGCGACCTGCCCGGGCACGGCCTGTCCAGTGGGGCCCGGGCCAGCATCGACGACTTCGCCGAATATCAGCAGGTGCTGACCGCGTTGCTCGACGAGGCGGCGCTGCTGGCGCTGCCGCAGCCCTGGCACCTGTTCGGCCAGAGCACCGGTGGCGCGATCCTGCTGGACTACTTGCTCAATGGCGCGCCACGGCCGGAAGTCGGCCAGAGCATCCTCCTGGCGCCGCTGGTGCGGCCGCGGGCCTGGGCCTGGTCGCAGCTCAGCTATCGGTTGCTCAGTCCGTTCGTCAAGGCGATACCCCGGCGCTTCAGCGAGAACTCCCACGACCCCGAGTTCATCGACTTCGTGCAGAATCGCGACCCCCTGCAGCCGCGCAATCTGCCGACGGCCTGGTTCGCCGCGCTGCGTGACTGGGTGCCGCGCATCGAGGCGGCGCCGCGCAGCGCCGCAAGCCCCTTGGTCGTCCAGGGCGAGGCGGACCTGACGGTGGACTGGCCGCACAACCTCGAGGTATTGCAGGACAAGTTCGCCGCGCCGCAGATCCTGCGCCTGGCGGAGGCGCGCCATCACCTGGCCAACGAGGTGCCGGCGTTGCGTCAACGCTACTTCGATTTCCTCAGCGAGCGCCTGGCCTGA
- a CDS encoding 2OG-Fe(II) oxygenase, giving the protein MPTDAPDLPLSNIVDDLAEHGWSLQPLFAPIALTLELADECRRRAARGALTPAGVGKAQEVREGIRGDRIEWLDAGQSVACDHYLALLDELRLTLNRGLFLGLEDYESHFALYLPGAFYQKHLDRFRDDDRRAVSVVLYLNQDWQPEHGGALRLYLEDGSTRDIAPQAGTLVAFLSAEMLHEVLPANRERLSLTGWFRRRGAGPL; this is encoded by the coding sequence ATGCCTACCGACGCCCCTGACCTGCCGCTTTCGAACATCGTCGACGACCTAGCCGAACACGGCTGGTCGCTGCAGCCGCTGTTCGCGCCTATTGCTCTGACCCTCGAACTGGCCGATGAGTGCCGCAGGCGTGCGGCCCGGGGTGCCCTGACCCCCGCCGGGGTCGGCAAGGCCCAGGAGGTGCGCGAAGGTATCCGCGGTGATCGCATCGAATGGCTGGATGCCGGCCAGTCGGTGGCCTGCGACCACTACCTGGCGCTGCTCGACGAGTTGCGCCTGACGCTCAATCGCGGGCTGTTCCTGGGCCTGGAGGACTACGAGAGTCACTTCGCCCTGTACCTGCCCGGCGCCTTCTACCAGAAGCACCTGGATCGCTTTCGCGATGATGACCGCCGCGCGGTGTCGGTGGTGCTCTACCTCAACCAGGATTGGCAGCCTGAGCACGGCGGCGCCTTGCGGCTTTACCTGGAGGATGGCTCGACCCGCGACATCGCCCCCCAGGCCGGGACGCTGGTGGCCTTTCTCTCGGCCGAGATGCTCCACGAGGTGTTGCCGGCAAACCGCGAGCGCCTGTCGCTCACTGGCTGGTTCCGTCGGCGGGGCGCCGGGCCGCTTTAG
- a CDS encoding DUF523 domain-containing protein: MQKVLVSRCLLGHPVRYDGGAHGPYGLLERWQAEGRVVALCPEVAGGLPTPRPPAEIPGGQGAQVLDGLLPVLSVDGDDLSAAFLAGARQALALVERQQIRLAVLKARSPSCGNRENYDGSFSGRRVAGEGVTAALLRRAGVQVFSEEQLAEAEAALQALERR; encoded by the coding sequence ATGCAGAAGGTGCTGGTCAGTCGCTGTCTACTGGGCCACCCGGTGCGCTACGACGGGGGCGCCCACGGTCCCTACGGGCTACTGGAACGCTGGCAAGCCGAGGGTCGGGTGGTGGCCCTGTGTCCCGAGGTGGCCGGCGGCTTGCCGACGCCGCGGCCGCCTGCGGAAATCCCTGGCGGCCAGGGCGCCCAGGTGCTCGACGGTCTGCTACCGGTGCTCAGCGTGGACGGCGACGACCTCAGCGCCGCCTTCCTCGCCGGAGCACGGCAGGCGCTGGCCCTGGTCGAGCGCCAGCAGATCCGCCTGGCGGTGCTCAAGGCGCGCAGCCCGTCGTGCGGCAACCGCGAGAACTACGACGGTAGCTTCAGCGGGCGCAGGGTTGCCGGTGAGGGCGTCACCGCGGCGTTGCTGCGCCGGGCCGGGGTGCAGGTGTTCAGCGAGGAGCAACTGGCCGAGGCGGAGGCGGCGCTTCAGGCCCTGGAGCGCCGCTGA
- the serA gene encoding phosphoglycerate dehydrogenase has translation MSKTSLDKSKIKFLLLEGVHQNAVDTLKAAGYTNIEYLKGALSGDELKEKIAEAHFIGIRSRTQLTAEVFDCANKLVAVGCFCIGTNQVDLDAARERGIAVFNAPYSNTRSVAELVLAQAILLLRGIPEKNASCHRGGWIKSAANSFEIRGKKLGIIGYGSIGTQLSVLAEAMGMQVYFYDVVTKLPLGNATQIGNLYELLGMCDIVSLHVPELASTQWMIGEKEIRAMKKGGILINAARGTVVELDKLAEAIKDEHLIGAAIDVFPVEPKSNDEEFESPLRGLDRVILTPHIGGSTAEAQANIGLEVAEKLVKYSDNGTSVSSVNFPEVALPSHPGKHRLLHIHANVPGVMSEINKVFADNGINISGQFLQTNDKVGYVVIDVDAEYSDLALEKLQHVHGTIRSRVLF, from the coding sequence ATGAGCAAGACCTCTCTCGACAAGAGCAAGATCAAGTTCCTTCTCCTCGAAGGCGTCCACCAGAATGCCGTGGACACCCTCAAGGCAGCCGGCTACACCAACATCGAGTACCTCAAGGGCGCCCTGTCAGGCGACGAGCTGAAAGAGAAGATCGCCGAAGCCCACTTCATCGGCATCCGCTCGCGCACCCAGCTGACCGCCGAGGTCTTCGACTGCGCCAACAAGCTGGTGGCCGTCGGCTGTTTCTGCATCGGCACCAACCAGGTCGACCTGGACGCCGCCCGCGAGCGCGGTATCGCGGTGTTCAACGCGCCCTACTCCAACACCCGCTCGGTGGCCGAACTGGTGCTGGCGCAAGCCATCCTGCTGCTGCGCGGCATCCCCGAGAAGAACGCCTCCTGCCACCGCGGCGGCTGGATCAAGAGCGCGGCCAACTCCTTCGAGATCCGCGGCAAGAAGCTCGGCATCATCGGCTACGGCTCGATCGGCACCCAGCTCTCGGTGCTGGCCGAAGCCATGGGCATGCAGGTGTACTTCTACGACGTGGTGACCAAGCTGCCCCTGGGCAACGCCACCCAGATCGGCAATCTCTACGAGCTGCTGGGCATGTGCGACATCGTCTCGCTGCATGTGCCGGAGCTGGCCTCCACCCAGTGGATGATCGGCGAGAAGGAAATCCGCGCCATGAAGAAGGGCGGCATCCTGATCAACGCCGCCCGCGGCACCGTGGTCGAGCTGGACAAGCTGGCCGAGGCGATCAAGGACGAACACCTGATCGGCGCCGCCATCGACGTGTTCCCGGTCGAGCCCAAGTCCAACGACGAGGAATTCGAGAGCCCGCTGCGCGGCCTGGACCGGGTGATCCTGACCCCGCACATCGGTGGTTCCACCGCCGAGGCCCAGGCCAACATCGGCCTGGAAGTGGCCGAGAAGCTGGTCAAATACAGCGACAACGGCACCTCGGTATCCTCGGTCAACTTCCCCGAGGTGGCCCTGCCGTCGCACCCGGGCAAGCACCGTCTGCTGCACATCCACGCCAACGTGCCGGGCGTGATGAGCGAGATCAACAAGGTGTTCGCCGACAACGGCATCAACATCTCCGGTCAGTTCCTGCAGACCAACGACAAGGTCGGCTACGTGGTGATCGACGTCGACGCCGAGTACTCCGACCTGGCCCTGGAGAAGCTCCAGCACGTGCACGGCACCATTCGCAGCCGCGTGCTGTTCTAA